One segment of Pseudanabaena sp. FACHB-2040 DNA contains the following:
- a CDS encoding GlsB/YeaQ/YmgE family stress response membrane protein, with translation MNILAWVILGFLAGAIAKMIYPGTQGGGFLSDIILGIIGAVIGGSVMSLLQTGTLQLTAASLSIPGIIVAVIGAMIAIFIWESFMRRSV, from the coding sequence ATGAACATTCTGGCTTGGGTTATTTTAGGATTTTTGGCAGGTGCGATCGCAAAGATGATCTACCCTGGCACTCAAGGAGGCGGATTCCTTAGCGATATCATTCTGGGTATTATCGGTGCTGTAATTGGGGGTAGCGTCATGTCGCTGCTTCAGACGGGAACGCTGCAGCTAACGGCAGCCTCTCTAAGCATTCCTGGCATTATCGTAGCCGTTATCGGTGCGATGATTGCTATCTTCATTTGGGAATCGTTCATGCGGCGCTCTGTTTAA
- a CDS encoding sugar transferase yields the protein MTPAESLTSAETLETASLPLADKQEEAVLSLPSALTLVEAVEFEKTVQGFYQATPNLKSLVLDFSQTTFIDSSGLGALVICYRHSKAHSSQLILRGVQAQVRMALEMTDLDQLFTFEASTSAPEPAVQATVLASPPSTHPSVNSFGKRLIDVVGALVGLVITAVLLVPIAIAIKLEDGGPIFFSQVRCSWLGKRFKIHKFRSMVTDAEALKHKVQNQVEGPLFKNESDFRITRVGRFLRKTSLDELPQFWNVLKGEMSLVGTRPPTPDEIEQYKVPEWQRLNVKPGMTGEWQVNGRSQVKSFEDVIRMDLAYQKNWNLLYDLQLILKTVLVVFSKRSGAA from the coding sequence ATGACGCCTGCAGAGTCATTAACAAGTGCCGAAACTTTAGAAACTGCTTCATTGCCCTTGGCTGATAAGCAGGAAGAGGCGGTTTTATCTCTTCCCTCAGCGCTGACCTTAGTAGAAGCAGTTGAGTTTGAGAAAACGGTGCAGGGTTTCTACCAGGCCACGCCCAACCTGAAGAGCCTAGTGCTGGACTTTAGCCAGACAACGTTTATTGACAGCAGCGGCCTAGGGGCTCTGGTCATTTGCTATCGCCATAGTAAGGCCCACAGCAGCCAGCTGATTCTCAGAGGAGTTCAGGCTCAGGTGCGAATGGCCCTGGAAATGACAGACCTCGACCAGCTATTCACCTTCGAGGCCTCCACTTCAGCGCCAGAACCCGCCGTACAGGCTACAGTCCTCGCTTCTCCGCCGTCAACCCATCCCTCTGTTAATTCCTTCGGTAAGCGGCTAATTGATGTGGTGGGCGCTTTGGTGGGCCTGGTGATTACAGCTGTGCTGCTGGTGCCGATTGCGATCGCAATCAAGCTAGAAGACGGCGGCCCCATCTTCTTCAGTCAGGTGCGCTGCTCCTGGCTGGGCAAGCGATTCAAGATCCATAAATTCCGCTCCATGGTGACGGATGCCGAGGCGCTTAAGCACAAGGTCCAAAACCAGGTGGAAGGGCCTTTGTTTAAGAACGAAAGCGATTTCCGCATTACCCGCGTAGGCCGCTTTCTCCGGAAGACCAGTCTGGACGAGCTGCCCCAGTTTTGGAACGTGCTTAAGGGCGAGATGAGCCTGGTCGGCACCCGTCCGCCCACGCCTGATGAGATTGAGCAGTACAAAGTCCCTGAGTGGCAGCGGCTCAATGTCAAGCCAGGCATGACTGGAGAATGGCAGGTCAACGGGCGCTCCCAAGTCAAGAGCTTTGAAGACGTCATTCGCATGGATCTGGCCTATCAGAAAAACTGGAACCTGCTCTATGACCTCCAGCTAATTCTAAAAACCGTCTTAGTTGTGTTCTCTAAGCGCTCTGGAGCTGCTTAA
- a CDS encoding ABC-ATPase domain-containing protein: MIETQASLCQQLKRLDGQSYKAYKALRGEYDCGSFMLFIDYVQGDPFAAPSRVRVQVPQAVAQFPADLYRTSTRAVALADYLTRQFYQASRRQQRRGSGKSGLIAVTAPSQAILARTAASVTTEWVELRFTVGLPGFGRRIAGQEAATLLCEALPDLVTQSLLYPHLNASAITRHVNTTEDAEWLRLQLASRGLVAFVADGAVLPRRSGVDERPLEDQVIPFQSPAALQVTLDCPQAGPISGMGIPQGVTLIVGGGYHGKSTLLRALEAGVYNHVPGDGREQVVTQPSAMKVRAEDGRSVAGVNISPFISNLPQGRSTTTFSTPNASGSTSQAANIIEAVEAGAQVLLVDEDTSATNFMIRDRRMQALIAKDREPITPFLDKVRQLYTDHGVSTVLVMGGSGDYFDVADTVIAMDSYQPQEVTQQAKALAAQYPSDRQLEGGTGFGPITPRIILPSGIDPSQGRREVRLKVRDVDEVRFGEEEIDLSAVEQLIEPGQVRAIAAAMVYARSHYLSSGQPLPAVLKSVMADLAQFGLDCLEDWPTGDLVEFRPLELAAAINRLRSLEVQK, from the coding sequence ATGATCGAAACTCAGGCATCTCTCTGTCAGCAGCTCAAGCGCTTAGATGGGCAAAGCTACAAAGCCTACAAAGCCCTTCGAGGAGAGTATGACTGCGGCAGTTTCATGCTGTTTATAGACTACGTGCAGGGAGATCCCTTTGCTGCACCGAGCCGGGTGCGGGTGCAGGTGCCCCAGGCGGTCGCGCAGTTTCCCGCCGATCTGTACCGCACGTCTACGCGGGCAGTGGCTTTGGCCGACTACCTAACCCGACAGTTTTACCAAGCATCTCGGCGGCAGCAGCGGCGTGGGTCAGGCAAGAGCGGCCTAATTGCGGTGACGGCTCCCAGCCAAGCTATTTTGGCTCGAACTGCCGCCAGCGTTACGACTGAGTGGGTGGAGTTGCGCTTTACGGTGGGGCTGCCCGGCTTTGGTCGACGAATTGCTGGGCAGGAAGCCGCAACCCTGCTGTGTGAAGCGTTGCCGGATTTAGTGACACAATCGCTGCTCTACCCTCATTTGAATGCCTCGGCCATTACTCGCCACGTCAACACGACTGAAGATGCTGAGTGGCTGCGCCTGCAGCTAGCATCGCGGGGCCTTGTGGCCTTTGTTGCCGATGGCGCAGTCTTGCCCCGACGCAGTGGAGTTGATGAGCGGCCCCTAGAAGATCAGGTCATTCCATTTCAATCTCCAGCGGCGCTGCAAGTTACCCTCGACTGTCCTCAAGCTGGCCCTATCAGCGGCATGGGCATTCCTCAGGGGGTAACTCTGATTGTGGGCGGCGGCTACCACGGTAAATCGACCCTGCTGCGGGCTTTGGAAGCTGGAGTCTACAACCACGTGCCAGGGGACGGGCGAGAGCAGGTAGTGACCCAGCCAAGCGCGATGAAAGTGCGGGCTGAAGATGGCCGGAGTGTCGCGGGCGTCAACATTTCTCCCTTTATCAGCAACTTGCCCCAGGGTCGTTCCACGACCACCTTTTCTACCCCCAACGCCAGCGGCAGCACTTCCCAAGCCGCCAACATTATCGAAGCGGTAGAAGCCGGAGCGCAGGTGTTGCTGGTAGATGAAGACACCTCTGCCACTAACTTTATGATTCGCGATCGCAGAATGCAGGCCCTGATTGCCAAAGACCGCGAGCCGATTACCCCCTTTCTTGACAAGGTGCGCCAGCTCTACACCGACCACGGTGTGTCTACCGTGCTGGTAATGGGCGGCAGCGGTGACTACTTTGATGTGGCCGACACCGTGATTGCAATGGATAGCTACCAGCCCCAAGAGGTGACCCAGCAGGCCAAGGCGCTCGCCGCCCAATACCCCAGCGATCGGCAGCTTGAAGGCGGCACCGGATTTGGGCCGATTACTCCCCGCATCATTCTTCCCAGTGGCATCGACCCCAGTCAGGGACGGCGAGAGGTGCGTCTAAAGGTACGCGACGTGGATGAGGTGCGCTTTGGCGAAGAAGAAATTGACCTGTCAGCAGTAGAGCAGCTAATAGAACCGGGGCAGGTGCGTGCGATCGCAGCCGCCATGGTCTACGCCCGCAGCCACTACCTGAGTAGCGGGCAGCCTTTGCCGGCGGTTCTAAAATCCGTGATGGCCGACCTTGCGCAGTTTGGCCTAGACTGCCTGGAAGATTGGCCGACGGGCGATCTTGTCGAGTTCCGACCGCTGGAGCTGGCCGCCGCTATCAACCGCCTACGCAGCCTAGAGGTACAGAAGTAG
- a CDS encoding metalloregulator ArsR/SmtB family transcription factor, protein METVPTEVVQQVAEYFSVLSEPMRLRLLNLLRDGEKCVQELVEATKTSQANVSKHLKVMLQAGILSRRTEGTSAFYSVSDPLIFDLCGLVCDRIASRIEQQAQHFRNFSLATPRS, encoded by the coding sequence ATGGAGACGGTGCCTACGGAGGTGGTGCAGCAAGTTGCTGAATATTTCAGTGTGCTGAGTGAGCCCATGCGACTGCGGCTGCTCAACCTGTTGCGGGACGGGGAAAAGTGCGTGCAAGAGCTAGTTGAAGCCACTAAAACCAGCCAGGCCAACGTTTCGAAGCACCTCAAGGTCATGCTCCAAGCAGGCATTCTGTCTCGCCGCACCGAAGGCACATCAGCGTTTTACAGCGTTTCTGATCCGCTGATCTTTGACCTGTGTGGGCTGGTCTGCGATCGCATTGCCAGCCGTATTGAGCAGCAGGCCCAGCATTTCCGTAACTTCAGCCTTGCCACTCCTCGGAGCTAA
- a CDS encoding GerMN domain-containing protein, translating into MEDRKGIQGKGIQGIRRIPLGIVATLATVVLASGGAAAWFTWRTLNPVKPPVAEFPVISQPESEAPVDPPIESSQTPTVPKPAQEAPPTAPAVQEAAGQIFWVKDVDGRLALSPESVSLPGSTSDEQLEAAFEALFSKPGNPSQDAVTTIPDKTQVLDVSVESDGVHVDLSQTFETGGGSTSMIGRLGQIVYTATALDPDAPVWISVEGKPLTLLGGEGIEVSQPMTRDDVKAAFDL; encoded by the coding sequence ATGGAAGATAGAAAAGGTATTCAAGGAAAAGGTATTCAAGGGATTCGACGCATTCCCCTTGGCATTGTGGCCACGCTGGCGACTGTTGTGCTGGCCTCAGGAGGCGCTGCTGCCTGGTTCACATGGCGCACGCTCAACCCCGTCAAGCCTCCAGTTGCTGAGTTTCCGGTCATTAGTCAGCCTGAGAGCGAGGCCCCGGTTGACCCTCCGATTGAGAGCAGCCAGACCCCTACTGTGCCAAAGCCTGCCCAGGAAGCGCCACCGACTGCGCCAGCAGTTCAGGAAGCAGCAGGACAAATCTTTTGGGTTAAAGATGTCGATGGCCGTTTAGCGCTGTCACCCGAATCAGTCAGCCTGCCGGGAAGCACCTCAGATGAGCAGCTTGAGGCCGCCTTCGAGGCCCTGTTCTCCAAGCCAGGCAACCCCTCTCAAGATGCCGTCACCACCATTCCCGACAAAACTCAGGTGCTCGATGTCAGTGTAGAGTCTGACGGGGTGCATGTGGATCTGTCGCAGACCTTTGAAACAGGCGGTGGCAGCACATCGATGATTGGCCGCTTGGGTCAGATTGTCTATACCGCTACAGCTTTGGACCCTGATGCGCCTGTCTGGATTTCGGTGGAGGGCAAGCCGCTAACGCTCCTAGGCGGCGAAGGTATTGAAGTCAGTCAGCCCATGACCCGAGACGACGTTAAGGCGGCCTTTGACCTATAG
- a CDS encoding ATP-binding protein, with amino-acid sequence MPRFSDGVSCRILPCAVLGEFGRLLEQYAQADQATLITDSRFPKAATQESQFWLLLSPELTVLINSQPQPQDPTQCQVGMTFEVDAIAHFLTDLLARPSLKAAHRKTLSSLIAQLHPSDPAAQGDFTLALLESLNRATLQTDQTLACQPVQKALDQQVERSLLLGQVITKIQESLELSVILQTTVAEVRQFLGTDRLLIYQFDLEATPDTRSMNDASKVTAVAPASGAAQHSGYITYESRASEQISSTLNYTETYCFDDQSDCRLRSLEGRAFAVDDVQSTYAHSSCLQAFLKQVQVRSKLVAPIVVNQKLWGLLIAHQCLDSRQWQPWEIEFLQHIAEHLAIAISHAQLYQQLQQQTYNLEACVIERTQNLRDALGAAQSANRAKSEFLATMSHELRTPLTCIIGMSATLLRWSFGDLSARQREYLNTIHDSGAHLLALINDILEVSKIESGRTVLEVSEFSITTLGRQSLDAYRMEATSHGIDLHLDLKLLPDQDIFVADSRRVRQIVSNLLSNAVKFTPAGGRVVLRLRRDQHMLTLQVEDTGIGISESQQPLLFEKFQQLESSRHRQYQGTGLGLALTKQLVDLHGGSVSVASKLGMGSVFTVRLPIQRLTKHSKAETVRPLPVEPSVGRIVLVEDNEESAGLVCDMLTAADYQVIWVIEGSRVLEQVEVLQPAAVITSVNLLGSDGYDIIRALRRYVGTLDIKVLALTDGHTPDQEHTARKAGADDVLTRPIDPEHLLKTVTALMSLTHP; translated from the coding sequence ATGCCTCGTTTTTCCGATGGTGTTTCCTGCCGCATCTTACCCTGTGCAGTCTTAGGTGAATTTGGACGGCTCCTAGAGCAATACGCCCAAGCAGACCAGGCCACCTTGATCACAGATTCCCGGTTTCCGAAAGCGGCGACTCAAGAGAGTCAGTTTTGGCTGCTGCTGTCTCCAGAGTTGACAGTGCTGATTAACAGCCAACCTCAGCCGCAAGATCCCACTCAGTGCCAGGTGGGCATGACCTTTGAGGTCGATGCGATCGCACATTTCCTCACGGATTTACTGGCCCGCCCCAGCCTAAAAGCCGCTCACCGAAAAACCCTCAGCAGCCTAATTGCGCAACTGCATCCTTCTGATCCTGCAGCTCAGGGAGACTTTACGCTGGCTCTACTAGAAAGCCTCAACCGAGCTACGCTACAGACCGACCAAACCCTAGCCTGTCAGCCGGTTCAAAAAGCCCTTGACCAGCAGGTTGAGCGGAGCCTTCTGCTAGGACAGGTAATCACCAAAATTCAAGAAAGCCTGGAACTGTCAGTTATCTTGCAGACCACAGTAGCTGAGGTGCGCCAGTTTTTGGGAACCGATCGGCTGCTAATCTACCAGTTCGACCTAGAGGCAACGCCCGACACTCGCTCAATGAATGATGCTAGCAAGGTGACAGCAGTTGCGCCTGCCAGCGGCGCAGCCCAGCACAGCGGTTATATCACCTACGAGTCACGGGCCAGCGAACAAATTTCTTCAACCTTAAACTACACCGAGACCTATTGCTTTGATGACCAGTCTGACTGCCGCCTGCGCTCCTTAGAGGGAAGAGCCTTTGCTGTAGACGATGTGCAGTCTACCTACGCGCATTCCAGCTGCCTGCAGGCTTTTCTAAAGCAGGTGCAGGTGCGCTCCAAACTGGTTGCGCCCATCGTGGTCAATCAAAAGCTCTGGGGTCTACTGATTGCCCACCAGTGCCTTGACTCGCGCCAGTGGCAGCCGTGGGAAATTGAGTTTTTGCAGCACATTGCCGAACATCTGGCCATTGCCATCAGCCATGCCCAGCTCTATCAGCAGCTCCAGCAGCAGACCTACAACCTGGAAGCTTGCGTCATTGAGCGCACCCAAAACCTGCGCGATGCGCTAGGGGCTGCTCAATCTGCCAACCGGGCCAAAAGCGAGTTCTTGGCCACTATGAGCCACGAACTCCGTACGCCCTTGACCTGCATCATTGGGATGTCGGCCACGCTGCTGCGCTGGTCCTTTGGTGATTTGAGCGCCCGGCAGCGGGAGTATCTCAACACCATCCACGACAGCGGAGCCCATCTCCTGGCCCTGATCAACGACATTCTAGAGGTTTCCAAAATTGAGTCAGGTCGCACAGTGCTGGAGGTGAGTGAGTTTTCTATCACCACCCTAGGGCGGCAGAGCCTGGATGCCTATCGAATGGAGGCCACTAGCCACGGCATTGACCTGCACCTAGATCTGAAGCTGTTGCCTGACCAAGATATCTTTGTGGCCGATTCTCGGCGGGTGCGCCAGATTGTCTCAAACCTGCTGAGCAATGCGGTTAAGTTCACCCCGGCTGGGGGACGAGTCGTGCTGCGCCTGCGGCGAGACCAGCACATGCTGACCCTGCAGGTAGAAGATACTGGCATCGGCATCTCTGAAAGCCAGCAACCTCTGCTATTTGAGAAATTTCAGCAGCTAGAGAGCAGTCGGCACAGGCAATACCAGGGCACCGGACTAGGGCTGGCCTTGACCAAGCAGCTGGTTGACTTGCACGGCGGCTCTGTCAGCGTAGCCTCTAAGCTTGGCATGGGTTCTGTCTTCACCGTGCGCCTGCCGATCCAGCGGTTGACCAAGCATTCAAAGGCGGAAACGGTGCGGCCTTTGCCGGTCGAACCCAGTGTTGGGCGCATTGTGCTGGTAGAAGACAACGAGGAAAGCGCTGGCCTCGTTTGCGACATGCTGACGGCAGCTGACTATCAGGTGATCTGGGTGATTGAGGGCTCTCGTGTACTAGAGCAGGTAGAAGTGCTGCAGCCAGCGGCGGTCATTACCAGCGTCAATCTCTTGGGCTCTGATGGCTATGACATTATTCGCGCTCTGCGCCGCTATGTCGGCACGCTGGACATTAAAGTGTTGGCGTTGACCGATGGCCACACGCCCGACCAAGAACACACTGCCCGTAAAGCCGGGGCCGATGATGTGTTGACCCGGCCTATTGATCCAGAGCACCTGCTGAAAACGGTTACAGCTTTGATGTCGCTGACCCACCCGTGA
- a CDS encoding amino acid ABC transporter ATP-binding protein yields MQDGMPAILFRNLHKRYGALEVLKGINGQIQRGEVVAIIGSSGCGKSTLLRCFNRLETINDGQLIVNNLDLSNPVLSRKTLLNLRANVGMVFQQFNLFSHMSVLENLTLAPCKVLGKSDKEAARTARTYLDKVGLLEKAHAYPDQLSGGQKQRVAIARALCMEPDVMLFDEPTSALDPELVGEVLLVMKQLADEGMTMVVVTHEMQFAKEVASRVIFLNQGHVEEEGDAREVLNYPKSERLKAFLSRMNFAKT; encoded by the coding sequence ATGCAGGACGGAATGCCAGCAATTCTTTTCCGAAATCTCCACAAACGCTACGGTGCCCTGGAGGTGCTCAAAGGGATTAACGGGCAGATTCAGCGGGGAGAAGTCGTTGCGATTATTGGCTCTTCTGGCTGCGGCAAAAGTACCCTACTGCGATGCTTTAATCGGCTGGAGACGATCAATGATGGTCAGCTGATAGTCAACAATCTGGATTTATCAAACCCTGTACTGAGCCGCAAGACCCTGCTGAATCTGCGGGCCAATGTGGGAATGGTCTTTCAACAGTTCAATCTGTTTTCTCACATGAGCGTGCTAGAAAATCTCACGCTCGCGCCCTGCAAAGTGTTAGGAAAGTCTGACAAAGAAGCTGCTCGCACGGCCCGCACTTACCTCGATAAAGTCGGGCTTTTGGAAAAAGCTCATGCCTATCCTGACCAGCTTTCCGGCGGACAAAAGCAGCGAGTAGCCATTGCCCGCGCCCTCTGCATGGAACCCGACGTCATGCTGTTTGATGAACCTACTAGTGCCCTAGACCCCGAACTCGTAGGTGAAGTGCTGCTAGTCATGAAACAACTGGCAGACGAGGGTATGACGATGGTGGTGGTTACCCACGAGATGCAGTTTGCCAAAGAGGTCGCTAGCCGCGTTATTTTTCTAAATCAGGGCCACGTGGAAGAGGAGGGAGACGCCCGTGAGGTGTTGAACTATCCGAAGAGTGAGCGACTAAAAGCTTTTTTAAGCCGAATGAACTTTGCTAAAACGTGA
- the cobN gene encoding cobaltochelatase subunit CobN, producing MHRLAATPGGWTPSSEGVIFIEQTPAPVVFLTAADTEIQCLAQAMSSLPAAFPEMRVTNLLQLQQQLTIDTYAEAVLQQAQIIIVRLLGGRAYWSYGLEVAKATAADSGAALIVLPGDDRPDLELMSHSTVPLQVANALWRYLIEGGVENMSHGLMAVCDRILGTQFNPPAPIAVPKVGIYGRAQNSAQPQGTARAGILFYRAHYLAGNTAPITALSQALEKRGIMPLPIFVSSLQEPEVQEDLLAQLKPVGESSIDILLNTTSFSVAKLDGADLQLDLWQALDVPVLQVILSGGTHDFWQQQPMGLAPRDIAMNVALPEVDGRIVTRAVSFKAAHQHSTRLETDVVTYEPVADRIEFVAELAANWVKLRQTPPAERRVALILANYPNRDGRLANGVGLDTPQSCIEILQALKTAGYTVDDIPTSGDALIQRLTAGVTNDPEGREFRVVQQNLPLTAYQVAFAKLPLAVQAGMEQRWGTPGSSLEPGSSEFAIAGLQFGNVFVGVQPSRGYDIDPSLNYHAPDLEPTHDYLAFYTWLRQQFQAQAIVHVGKHGNLEWLPGKSLALSASCYPEAVFGPMPHLYPFIVNDPGEGAQAKRRAQAVILDHLTPPMTRAELYGPLQQLEALVDEYYEAQSLDPKRLPMICDRILTLLKDTHLWQELGQQTTPAAKGQNSLQPATLTNLLPHIDTYLCELKEAQIRDGLHIFGHCPAGRQLRDLVVAIARHPGPGRLGLTRALAADWGLEIDPLMDDLGQSWEVPEAVETPLIASLQGCRMVGDVVEVLEAEAAQLVEALIAEPGSTEAFITWGIGNSLEKELQWIRSTLLPALRQTPQELTNLLRGLAGQYVPSGPSGAPTRNRPEVLPTGRNFFSVDIRAIPTESAWDVGRKAAETLVERYVQENGEYPQTLGLSVWGTSTMRTGGDDLAEALALMGVRPAWDGPSRRVVDFEILPLSALGRPRVDVTLRISGFFRDAFPNLIDLFDRAVAAVAALDEPTEQNPLAARVQQETKTWQRQGLTAEQAQVRSQYRIFGSKPGAYGAGLQGLIEAQNWTDDTDLARAYINWSSYAYSRNAAGHAAPEAFEARLSQLQIVLHNQDNREHDLLDSDDYYQFQGGMTAAVRAVQGQNPQTYFGDHALPENPKVRTLQEEIGRVYRSRVINPKWIEGVMRHGYKGAFEMAATVDYLFAYDATAHCVADYMYQGVADAYVLDQQVQAFVQQANPWALRDMAERLLEAHQRGLWQSPQADMLDQLRDIAHQAEGVLEARQV from the coding sequence ATGCACCGCTTAGCAGCAACCCCCGGCGGCTGGACGCCTAGCTCAGAAGGCGTCATTTTTATTGAGCAAACGCCTGCTCCTGTGGTCTTTCTCACTGCCGCCGATACCGAAATCCAGTGCCTAGCCCAGGCCATGTCGAGTTTGCCTGCCGCTTTCCCAGAGATGCGGGTGACCAACCTGCTGCAGCTCCAGCAGCAACTCACCATCGACACCTATGCTGAAGCTGTGCTGCAGCAGGCGCAGATTATTATTGTGCGATTGCTGGGAGGACGGGCCTACTGGTCCTACGGGCTGGAGGTGGCCAAAGCCACTGCCGCTGACTCTGGGGCAGCTCTAATTGTGCTGCCAGGAGACGATCGGCCTGATCTGGAGTTAATGAGCCATTCAACAGTGCCGCTGCAGGTGGCTAACGCGCTCTGGCGCTACCTGATAGAAGGGGGCGTAGAAAATATGAGTCATGGGCTGATGGCAGTGTGCGATCGCATTCTCGGCACCCAGTTCAACCCGCCCGCCCCAATAGCCGTGCCCAAGGTGGGTATCTATGGCAGGGCGCAAAATTCAGCCCAGCCGCAAGGAACCGCCCGGGCAGGCATTCTCTTTTACCGCGCCCATTATCTGGCGGGCAACACAGCGCCCATCACAGCCCTCAGTCAGGCTCTAGAAAAGCGAGGCATCATGCCGCTGCCAATTTTTGTCTCTTCGCTGCAGGAGCCGGAGGTGCAGGAGGATCTGCTGGCGCAACTCAAGCCAGTGGGAGAATCCAGCATCGACATCCTATTAAATACGACCAGCTTTTCGGTCGCCAAGCTCGATGGGGCTGATCTCCAGCTTGACCTGTGGCAGGCGCTCGATGTGCCAGTGCTGCAGGTCATTCTCAGCGGCGGCACTCACGACTTTTGGCAGCAGCAGCCGATGGGGCTGGCCCCCAGAGATATTGCAATGAATGTGGCCTTGCCAGAGGTCGATGGCCGCATTGTGACCCGGGCCGTTTCGTTTAAAGCAGCCCACCAGCACAGCACTCGCTTAGAAACAGATGTCGTGACTTATGAGCCGGTAGCCGACCGGATTGAGTTTGTAGCTGAGCTGGCGGCAAACTGGGTGAAGCTGCGCCAAACACCCCCAGCCGAGCGCCGAGTTGCTTTGATTTTGGCCAACTATCCTAACCGTGATGGACGGCTGGCTAATGGCGTGGGGCTAGACACGCCCCAGAGCTGCATCGAGATTTTGCAGGCTCTGAAGACAGCTGGGTATACCGTAGACGACATTCCTACATCAGGCGATGCCCTGATCCAGCGGCTCACGGCAGGGGTGACTAACGACCCTGAGGGCCGGGAATTTCGAGTGGTGCAGCAGAATCTGCCGCTGACGGCTTACCAGGTGGCATTTGCCAAACTGCCCCTAGCGGTGCAGGCGGGCATGGAGCAGCGGTGGGGCACCCCGGGATCAAGTCTGGAACCAGGCTCCTCAGAATTTGCCATTGCTGGGTTACAGTTCGGCAACGTCTTTGTCGGGGTTCAGCCCAGCCGGGGCTACGATATTGACCCGAGCCTCAACTACCATGCCCCCGATCTGGAGCCAACCCACGACTATCTGGCTTTTTATACCTGGCTGCGGCAGCAGTTCCAGGCACAGGCAATTGTGCATGTAGGCAAGCACGGCAACCTGGAGTGGCTGCCCGGTAAGAGCCTAGCGCTGTCGGCCAGCTGCTACCCCGAAGCCGTGTTTGGCCCCATGCCCCACCTCTATCCCTTTATCGTGAATGACCCTGGGGAAGGAGCCCAGGCCAAGCGCCGCGCCCAGGCCGTCATTCTCGATCACCTAACGCCGCCGATGACGCGGGCTGAGCTATACGGCCCGCTGCAGCAGCTAGAGGCGCTAGTGGATGAATACTACGAAGCCCAAAGCCTGGACCCAAAGCGGCTGCCGATGATTTGCGATCGCATCCTCACCCTGCTAAAAGACACCCACCTCTGGCAGGAACTGGGCCAGCAGACCACCCCAGCAGCCAAAGGACAAAACTCCCTGCAGCCAGCAACCCTGACGAACCTGCTGCCTCATATTGACACCTACCTGTGCGAACTCAAGGAGGCCCAGATCCGCGATGGGCTGCACATCTTCGGGCACTGTCCGGCGGGGCGGCAGCTGCGAGATCTGGTAGTTGCGATCGCGCGGCATCCAGGGCCAGGGCGATTGGGATTAACGCGAGCGCTCGCGGCGGATTGGGGGCTAGAGATTGACCCGTTAATGGACGATTTAGGGCAGTCATGGGAGGTTCCAGAGGCTGTAGAGACGCCATTAATCGCATCTCTACAGGGATGCCGGATGGTGGGGGATGTCGTAGAGGTGCTGGAGGCCGAAGCGGCACAATTGGTAGAAGCTTTAATCGCCGAGCCTGGCTCCACAGAAGCCTTCATAACGTGGGGAATCGGGAATTCTTTAGAGAAAGAGCTGCAGTGGATTCGATCTACGCTCCTACCCGCCCTCCGACAAACCCCCCAGGAGTTGACGAATCTGCTGCGAGGGCTAGCAGGCCAATACGTGCCCAGCGGCCCCTCAGGGGCACCCACTCGCAACCGGCCTGAGGTTTTGCCCACCGGACGCAATTTCTTCTCGGTCGATATCCGGGCCATTCCCACAGAGAGCGCCTGGGACGTGGGCCGCAAAGCCGCCGAAACGTTAGTAGAGCGCTACGTTCAGGAAAACGGCGAATACCCTCAAACGCTGGGCCTGTCGGTCTGGGGCACCTCGACCATGCGAACCGGCGGCGATGACCTGGCCGAAGCGCTGGCGCTGATGGGCGTGCGGCCTGCTTGGGATGGGCCTTCGCGGCGGGTAGTAGACTTTGAGATTTTGCCGCTCTCGGCCCTAGGGCGGCCTCGGGTAGATGTAACGCTGCGCATCTCAGGCTTCTTCCGCGATGCCTTTCCCAATTTGATCGACCTGTTTGACCGGGCCGTAGCTGCTGTGGCGGCATTAGATGAACCCACCGAGCAGAATCCTCTAGCGGCGCGAGTACAGCAGGAAACAAAGACCTGGCAGCGGCAAGGGTTAACGGCAGAGCAGGCCCAAGTGCGATCGCAATACCGCATTTTTGGCTCCAAACCGGGGGCCTACGGCGCGGGATTGCAGGGGCTAATCGAAGCTCAAAATTGGACCGATGACACCGATCTGGCCCGCGCCTACATTAACTGGAGCAGCTACGCCTACAGCCGTAACGCAGCAGGCCATGCCGCTCCCGAAGCCTTTGAGGCCCGACTCAGTCAGCTGCAAATCGTGCTGCACAACCAGGACAACCGGGAACACGACCTGCTCGACTCAGACGACTACTACCAGTTCCAAGGCGGAATGACGGCAGCCGTACGAGCTGTGCAGGGGCAAAATCCTCAGACCTACTTTGGCGACCACGCCTTGCCAGAAAACCCTAAAGTTCGCACTCTGCAGGAAGAAATTGGCCGGGTCTACCGATCACGGGTGATCAATCCTAAGTGGATAGAGGGCGTGATGCGCCACGGCTACAAGGGAGCTTTTGAGATGGCGGCAACTGTGGACTACCTGTTTGCCTACGATGCAACCGCCCACTGCGTAGCCGACTATATGTACCAGGGCGTAGCCGACGCCTATGTGCTCGATCAGCAGGTACAGGCGTTTGTGCAGCAGGCCAACCCCTGGGCCTTGCGGGACATGGCAGAACGGCTGCTGGAGGCTCACCAGCGAGGCCTTTGGCAATCGCCCCAGGCAGACATGCTAGATCAGCTGCGAGACATTGCCCACCAGGCAGAAGGCGTTTTAGAGGCTCGCCAAGTTTAA